CTTATAGGTGCTTTCACAAAGTCCGCTCAAGTACCTTTTCATTCCTGGCTTTCCTCGGCAATGGTAGCGCCGACGCCTGCCTCGGCGTACCTACACGCAGCTTCCATGGTCAAAGCTGGCGTCTTTTTGATTGGACGTCTGTCGCCGGCCTTGGCTACAACCGGGCTCTGGCGACCTTCCTGTCTTTTGGGTAGGAATTCTGACAATGTTCACAGGCGCTTACAGGGCTCTGCGCCAGTACGACTTAAAACTGCTGCTTGCCTTCGGGACTATTAGCCAACTGGGTGCTATGGTGGCACTCTTCGGACTCGCTACACCCCAGACAGCCCTGGCTGGCGTCGTAGTGTTGCTCGCCCATGCCATGTACAAATCAGCGATGTTTATTTCAGGAGGGATCATCGAAAAGCTGTCGGGGAAACGCGACATCCGCCACCTCAATGGCTTGGGAAAACAAGAGCCAGTTCTTTTTGTCGCAAGTGCATTAGCGGCAGCCTCTATGGCAGGGCTTCCCCCACTAGTCGGATTCCTAGCCAAAGAGGAGATGCTCCGCTCGCTGTTAGAAACGCCACTCGCACCCCTTCTAGGTGTCGGACGCAACCTCATTGCAACATACTCGACTGCTGGTGCCTTCGTTGTGGTCGTAGCCACGTCGACTCTCACGGTCGCGTACAGTGCCAGATTTATAAAGGGTGCGTTCGGGTCGCGTACCCATGAGGAGTCCGCACTTTGGGGAACGGGACACTCGGATCTGAGCACGCCTGTCTTGGGCGAATCTTGTCAGCTAAATCCAATTTTTCTGAGCCCCCTGATTCTTCTAACCGGTGGGAGCGCTTTGCTTGGCGTCTATCCAAGAGCTTTCAAATGGCTTGCCGTCCCGGCGGCAAAGACTGTCACCGCAATAGCTTCTGCGACCGTTGATGGTCAAGCTCACGTCCATGACTTAGATGTCATGGCGAGGTTGACGGTGTGGAGTGGATTTAGCACATCTTTTGCGCTTTCGATCGGCGCAGTTATCGCCGGACTTCTCCTGTACCGAAAACGGATCTGCGTAGAGCAAATCCAGCGTCGTCTCCCGCATATTCCCGACTCTCTCAGTATGTACAGGAGATCTTTGGAGACCTTACTGAGAGTCGCTTATCGAGTGACGGGGATAGCCCAATGTGGTTCGCTCCCCGTTTACCTCGCCGTTACTGCGCTGATTTGGGTAGTGCTTCCTGCGGCGCCCCTCCTACAGACGCTACTTGCGGCGGAAGCAATTTCACCCCCGGACCATCCGGCCCCGTCGTTGTCGTCGTTGCCGCATCCGTAGTAGCGCTGGCTTATGGAGTGGCGACCTCGAAGCGCCGATTTAGAGCTGTTCTTCTGCTGGGGGGAGTCGGTTATGGAATCGGCGCCTTCTACGTCATCTGGGGGGCACCAGACCTCGCTCTTACTCAGTTTTTGGTTGAAACTCTCATGGTTATCGTATTCGTCCTAGTCCTGTGACACCTTCCCGTGGAGTTTGCCAGCCGCCCTTCCGTCAAAAGCTTTGCTCTTTTACGAGCAGGTATAGCCTCCTTGGTCGGCCTGTTCGTGTATGCATTTGCAGCAGCAGCCTCCGCGTTGCGGCAGCTGCCCCCAGTGTCCGAGAATCTCCCGGAGCTAGCTGTACTCGAAGCCCACGCCAAAAACGTGGTAAATGCCGTGCTAGTTGACTTAAGAGCCTTTGACACTATGGGGGAGATCACAGTTTTAGTCGTAGCCGCTATCGCGATAGCAGTTTTGGCCGCCGAAGCGCGGCAGACCATCTCTCCAGGGCTGCCGACCGCTTCCTCGCCTATCTTGGAAACAGGATCTAGAGCGGTGTTTCACACCATCTTGATCTTGGCATTGTTCATGTTCTTCTCCGGACACAACGCGCCGGGAGGGGGATTCGTGGCCGGGCTAGTGGCCAGCGGTGCATTCGTCGTTCGCTACCTAGCCTACGGGGCCGATGAACTAAAAAGGACATTGCCGCTTCGACCTGAGATGCTGATGGCAACGGGCCTTCTAGCATCCCTCGCCTCGGGTATCGCTCCTGTCTTTTTAAGTCATTCAGGCCAGGCCTTCGATTTTGGGTTCGCTCTCTTGACGCTTCCGGTCATCGGGGATGTCGGAATCTCGACAAGCGTCATATTCGATGCGGGCGTGTTCTTGACGGTCGTAGGAGTGGTGGCTGCAGCTGTCGACAGCCTAGGGATACGGGAAACAGGATGAAGGCCACCGTCCCACTTGTCGCTGCATACCTATTTGGAGTGGGAACATATCTTATCCTTCAGCGGACCCTCACCCGAATCCTTCTAGGTTTGGCGCTTATGGGTCATGGGGCCAACCTTTTCCTGCTCTTAGCAGGGGGCTCGAAAGGTACACCTCCGATACTCCCAAACGATGCAATGCCTTTGGGATCGGTAACCTCTAAAATGTCCGACCCGCTCCCACAAGCTTTTGTTCTTACAGCAATAGTGATTGGCCTTGGGACAATCGCTTTCGTCCTGGCCCTCGCATACAGAAACTGGACACTCACAGCCAGCGACGAAGTAGAAGACGATATCGAAGACCGGAGAATCGCTACCAGAGAACCTGAAAAGGGCTACATAGCCGAGGGAGCGGACCGTCCTCCGCTCCTCGCTGAAACCGACAGCGACAATGACGCGTTTGGGTTTGAGGAGCGGTCATGAGGGCGCTAGTTCCAGCCCCGGTTTGCATACCTCTTATCGCAGCGGCGGTAGCCCTTTTACTTCAGCGCAAACTCGATCTCCAAAGAGCAGCTTCGATTGCGGGACTGGTTGCCACTTTGGCAGTGTCGCTTTGGATCTTGGCGTCGGTTTATCGAAGTGGACCGATAGCAGCTCACCTGGGGGGTTG
The sequence above is a segment of the Acidimicrobiia bacterium genome. Coding sequences within it:
- a CDS encoding Na(+)/H(+) antiporter subunit C; translated protein: MKATVPLVAAYLFGVGTYLILQRTLTRILLGLALMGHGANLFLLLAGGSKGTPPILPNDAMPLGSVTSKMSDPLPQAFVLTAIVIGLGTIAFVLALAYRNWTLTASDEVEDDIEDRRIATREPEKGYIAEGADRPPLLAETDSDNDAFGFEERS